Proteins from a single region of Nocardiopsis dassonvillei subsp. dassonvillei DSM 43111:
- a CDS encoding cysteine desulfurase family protein, whose translation MVYLDHAATTDVRPEVAADVAAELGALGNPSSLHGHGRAARRTVEEARERLAGALGSTPHEVVFTGGGTESDNIAVKGLYWARNTPDARRPRILTSAVEHHAALDPAHWMAEHQGAVHEKIPVDALGRVDPEVLREAIEGGSGPEAVALVSVMWANNEVGTVQPVRELAAVAAEYGIPFHTDAVQAVGVEPVDFAGSGVSALTVSGHKLGGPVGAGALLVARGLAPVPVLHGGGQERDIRSGTLSPPLLRGLATAVHLAVAEREEHSKHLAGLRDELEERVREAVPDAVVNGDPARRLPGISHISFPGCEGDALLMLLDAKGISCSTGSACSAGVAQPSHVLLEMGADAGTALSSLRLSLGRTSTREDVAALARAIGPAVERARAARARRR comes from the coding sequence ATGGTGTATCTGGATCACGCTGCCACGACCGACGTGCGCCCCGAGGTCGCCGCCGACGTCGCGGCCGAGCTCGGCGCCCTCGGGAACCCGTCGTCCCTGCACGGCCACGGGCGCGCCGCGCGCCGCACGGTGGAGGAGGCGCGCGAACGCCTGGCCGGTGCGCTCGGCTCGACCCCGCACGAGGTGGTCTTCACCGGGGGCGGCACCGAGTCGGACAACATCGCCGTCAAGGGCCTGTACTGGGCGCGCAACACGCCCGACGCACGCAGGCCCAGGATTCTCACCAGTGCCGTCGAGCACCACGCCGCCCTCGACCCCGCGCACTGGATGGCCGAGCACCAGGGGGCCGTGCACGAGAAGATCCCCGTGGACGCGCTGGGCCGGGTGGACCCCGAGGTCCTGCGGGAGGCGATCGAGGGCGGCTCCGGCCCCGAGGCGGTCGCGCTCGTCTCGGTCATGTGGGCCAACAACGAGGTGGGCACGGTGCAGCCGGTCCGGGAGCTGGCCGCCGTCGCCGCCGAGTACGGCATCCCCTTCCACACCGACGCCGTCCAGGCCGTGGGCGTGGAACCGGTCGACTTCGCCGGGAGCGGGGTGAGCGCGCTGACGGTCAGCGGCCACAAGCTCGGCGGCCCGGTGGGCGCGGGCGCGCTGCTGGTCGCGCGCGGCCTGGCCCCGGTGCCGGTCCTGCACGGTGGCGGCCAGGAGCGCGACATCCGCTCGGGCACCCTGTCCCCGCCGCTGCTGCGCGGACTGGCCACGGCCGTCCACCTGGCGGTCGCCGAACGCGAGGAGCACTCCAAGCACCTGGCGGGCCTGCGGGACGAGCTGGAGGAGCGGGTCCGCGAGGCGGTGCCCGACGCGGTCGTCAACGGCGACCCCGCGCGCAGGCTGCCGGGGATCTCGCACATCTCCTTCCCCGGCTGCGAGGGGGACGCGCTGCTCATGCTCCTGGACGCCAAGGGCATTTCCTGCTCGACCGGCTCGGCCTGCTCGGCGGGGGTGGCCCAGCCCAGCCACGTGCTGCTGGAGATGGGCGCCGACGCCGGGACCGCGCTGAGCAGCCTGCGTCTGTCGCTGGGCCGCACCTCCACCCGGGAGGACGTGGCGGCGCTGGCGCGGGCCATCGGACCGGCCGTGGAGCGGGCCAGGGCCGCCCGCGCCAGACGCCGTTAG
- the aroA gene encoding 3-phosphoshikimate 1-carboxyvinyltransferase gives MPESASSQPVQSGQNPETAPSPSPAGAPGGHWPAPTAERPVRARLSLPGSKSMTNRALVLAALSETPCLVRRPLVSRDSELMAGSLRALGVGITTEGEDMAVTPAPLRGPASVDVGNAGTVMRFVPPVAALASGTVEFDGDPRARERPVGELLAALRALGADIDDGGRGALPMAVHGTGAVHGGEVTLDASGSSQFVSALLLSGARFTEGVHVRHSGPPVPSQPHLDMTVEMLRAAGVTVSTADNSWRVEPGPVKVSDITVEPDLSNAAPFLAAALVTGGEVTIEGWPEHTSQPGDELRSLFTRMGGEVSRSPEGLLTLRGTGRILGIDADLRDVGELTPTVAAVAALATTPSRLTGIAHLRRHETDRIAALAAEINRLGGDAEELPDGLVINPRPMRGGVFHSYDDHRMATSGAVIGLAVPGVEVENIATTRKTLPDFPGLWAEALA, from the coding sequence ATGCCTGAGTCCGCGTCCTCGCAGCCCGTCCAGTCCGGCCAGAACCCCGAGACCGCACCGTCCCCGAGCCCGGCCGGGGCCCCCGGCGGGCACTGGCCCGCGCCCACGGCCGAGCGGCCGGTGCGCGCCCGGCTGTCGCTGCCGGGGTCCAAGTCGATGACCAACCGCGCGCTGGTCCTGGCCGCCCTGTCGGAGACGCCGTGCCTGGTGCGCCGCCCGCTGGTCAGCCGGGACAGCGAGCTGATGGCGGGCTCCCTGCGCGCCCTGGGTGTGGGGATCACCACCGAGGGGGAGGACATGGCGGTCACCCCCGCCCCGCTGCGCGGCCCGGCCTCCGTCGACGTCGGCAACGCGGGCACGGTGATGCGGTTCGTGCCGCCGGTGGCGGCCCTGGCCTCGGGCACGGTGGAGTTCGACGGCGACCCGCGCGCCCGCGAGCGGCCCGTGGGCGAGCTGCTGGCCGCCCTGCGCGCCCTGGGCGCCGACATCGACGACGGCGGCCGCGGCGCGCTGCCGATGGCCGTGCACGGCACCGGCGCCGTGCACGGCGGCGAGGTGACGCTCGACGCGTCCGGCTCCTCCCAGTTCGTGTCGGCCCTGCTCCTGAGCGGCGCCCGCTTCACCGAGGGCGTGCACGTGCGCCACTCCGGTCCCCCGGTGCCCTCCCAGCCGCACCTGGACATGACCGTGGAGATGCTGCGCGCGGCCGGGGTCACCGTGTCCACCGCCGACAACTCCTGGAGGGTCGAGCCGGGACCGGTCAAGGTCTCCGACATCACCGTGGAGCCCGACCTGTCCAACGCCGCGCCCTTCCTGGCCGCCGCCCTGGTCACCGGGGGCGAGGTGACGATCGAGGGGTGGCCGGAGCACACCAGCCAGCCCGGCGACGAGCTGCGTTCGCTGTTCACCCGGATGGGCGGCGAGGTCTCCCGCTCGCCCGAGGGACTGCTCACCCTGCGCGGCACCGGCCGGATCCTGGGCATCGACGCCGACCTGCGCGACGTGGGCGAGCTCACGCCCACCGTGGCCGCCGTGGCCGCGCTCGCCACGACCCCCTCCCGGCTGACCGGCATCGCGCACCTGCGCCGCCACGAGACCGACCGGATCGCCGCGCTGGCCGCCGAGATCAACCGGCTGGGCGGCGACGCCGAGGAGCTGCCCGACGGACTGGTCATCAACCCGCGCCCGATGCGCGGCGGGGTGTTCCACTCCTACGACGACCACCGGATGGCCACCTCGGGGGCGGTGATCGGGCTCGCGGTGCCCGGCGTGGAGGTGGAGAACATCGCCACCACGCGCAAGACCCTGCCCGACTTCCCGGGCCTGTGGGCGGAGGCCCTGGCGTGA